CGGCGCGCTCCGGACTGTCGGGAGTCCAGGAATGGCTGTCCTTCTACTTCAAGGCGCCGCAGACGGCTCCGGACCTTTATCCGGAACACGACATTTTCATCCAGCACTGGAAGCTCAAGAACACGTTGCGCTGGCTTAAGGGGGAGGAGCAGATCACCCACCTCGGCGTGGAGTACTACGACTGAATGAAGGGGTGCTTCCTCGTATTCGAGGGACCGGAGGGGTCGGGGAAGTCGCTCCAGATCGAGCGGCTGGCCGAACGGTTGTCCCGGGCCGGCGTGCCGCGCACGGTGACTCGGGAACCCGGGGGTACGGCCGCGGCGGAGGCGATCCGGAGCGTGCTCCTCGACCGGCCGGAGCTGCGGCTCGACGGCATCGCGGAGCTGCTCCTCTTTTCGGCGGCCCGCCGCGCCCACGTAGAGGAGGTGATCCGGCCCGCGCTGAAGCGCGGCGAGATCGTCCTCTGCGACCGCTTCGAGCTTTCCACGCGAGTCTACCAGGGGTGGGCGCGCGGCGTCGCCGCGGAGACAATCGAACAGGTCACGCGCGCCGCGACGGGCGGCCTCCTTCCGGAACTCTACCTCGTGCTCGACGTACCGGTGAACGTGGGATTGGATCGCCAGGGGCAGGATCAGGATGATCCCGGCCAACTGGCCTTCTTCGGGTCCGAGCCCGACCGGATCGAGCTGGAGAAGCGATCGTTCCGCGAGCGCGTGCGAGAAGGGTATCGAGCGCTGGCGGCGGAGGAGGAGAGGGTCGCGATCCTCGACGGCTCGGGCACTCCGGATCAGGTGGAGGCCCGGATTCTGGCATCCCTTCAGGAGAGGCTGCCGGACCGGTTTCGAGCGGTGAACTTTCCTCGTTGACGGCGCGGTGTGACATTGACGGTAGCGGCGGACGGCCGCTCGAACGCGGCCCCTCATGACGGGGCCGCCACCACGGAGGATGCATGAGAGTGGAGCGATCCTGGACGACGGGAGTGCTGGTCGGCG
This window of the Candidatus Palauibacter australiensis genome carries:
- the tmk gene encoding dTMP kinase; amino-acid sequence: MKGCFLVFEGPEGSGKSLQIERLAERLSRAGVPRTVTREPGGTAAAEAIRSVLLDRPELRLDGIAELLLFSAARRAHVEEVIRPALKRGEIVLCDRFELSTRVYQGWARGVAAETIEQVTRAATGGLLPELYLVLDVPVNVGLDRQGQDQDDPGQLAFFGSEPDRIELEKRSFRERVREGYRALAAEEERVAILDGSGTPDQVEARILASLQERLPDRFRAVNFPR